The Deltaproteobacteria bacterium region GCGTTCGGGTCGTCGACCTCGATGACGACGGCTTGCAGCGGCGCGCGTTCGCCGCCGAAGCGAAGTACTTGAGCGTCGACAATCGAGTCGTCGTCGCCGACGAGGCGGTACAACTCCTGATCGAGGACGCGCTCGGCGATGTCGTCGTGGCTGGCGACCTCGTCGGTGATGATCGTGGCCGGGCGGACGATGACCGCGAACGGTCGTTTCACCGGAAGGCGGTAGCGCGTGCTGCGGCCGTCGAAGCCGGGAGCGTGCACGTTGGCGCGCAGCGGTGCCGGCGGCTGGACGATGTTGCCGAACGCGCTCCGGATCACCGCCGCCGCGGCCCGCGGGTGGACGTTGCCGGTCACCACGACCAGCGCGCGGTCCGGGCGGTAGTAGCGGTCGATGAAGCTGCACACGTCGGCGCGGCTGGCCGTGCGGATGGACGCCTCGTCGCCGCCGGGCGGGTGGCCGTACGGGTGCGACGGGCCGTAGATGTCGGCGAGCAGTTGCTCCATCAACGTCGCGTACGGGCCGCTGCGCCGGCGCAGCTCGCTGATCACGACGTCTTTTTCGCGCTCGAAGCGGGCGTCGTCGATGTCGGCGCAGGTCGTCCGCATGCGCTCGGCCTCGAGCGTCAGCAGCTGCGCGAACTTCCCCGCATCGGCGACGGTGTCGTACTGGGTGCTGTCGGCGGTGGTCTCGGCGTTGAACCACAGCGCGACGGCGGACAGACGGTCGAACAGGGAGGCGCCGTCGCGCGTCTGCTCGAACATCATGTGTTCGACCAGGTGGGCGAGGCCGGGCCGGCCGGGCGGATCCTCGGCCGCGCCGACGGCGTACCGCACGCTCACGTGGACGAGGTCGGTTTCGTTCTCCGGGACGATGATCGCCGCAAGCCCGTTGGGCAACTGGAGCGGATGCAGCGGCAGGCGGAGCATCGTGGGGGCCCATTCGGCGGGCGAGGACGGCCGCCAGGCCGGTAGCGACCGCGTCGCCGGGGAGCCGCCGCACGCGGCCGTCGCGACGGCCGCGGCCGCGCACGCCGCGAACGTCGGGCGCGTCGCGCGCATCAGAACCTGCCTCCGAGAGACAGGACGGCGCCGCCGGGCGCGGGCGCGACGGCGAACGTCGCCGCCGTGCCGGTCGCCTTCGCGGCGCCGCCGGTGGCGCGACGGTCGGCGGGCGCCGGATGATCGCGCAGCAGCCACCACGTGGTCGCGATCGCGAATCCCGCGCCGACCCCGAAGGCGACGTACGCGCCGCTGCGCAGCCGGCCGACGCGATCGCGGCGGCTGCGCAGCTCGTCGCCCTGGACGAACCGCTCGTTCCCCTCGGTGCCCGCGGCTCGGAGGAGGAGGCCGGCGCCGATACCGGTGGATACCAGGGCCGCGCCGTAGCCCCACACGGCGAGGCTCGCATCGCGCCGCTCGCGCCGGTACGTGCGCCGGCTCGCGTCGACGCGCGCGTGCGCCCGCACGCCGCGCTGGACGACCCGGTCTGCCATGCGCGTGCCGTCGGACGAACACAAAATGGCCGGCGGCGACACCGTCACTCGGCGTCCGGCGGCGCCGGTCACCTCGCCGGTCCACTCGCCGCACCCGGGCCGTTCGGCGTGGACGACGTGGCGGCCGGGCGTGGTGAACACGGACGTCTGCGCGCCGGTCACGGCGATCGTGTCGCCGTCGAGCCAGAAGGCGACCCACGCCCCCGGCTCTTGATCGCCGCGGTCGACGACGAGCTCGAGCCGGCCGGCGCGCAGCCGGCGAATGACGGCGCGAGCCCGGGTCGCCGCCCGGGCGTCACCGGTGTGTTCGGCCACCGCCTCCGCCGCGCGCAGCCACGCGACCGCGTCGCCGATGCGGCCGGCGCGTTCGGCGCATCGGGCGGCGGAGACGTAGTCGTCGCCGGAGGAGGACGCGCGCGCTTGCACCTCGATCGCCGCGCAGTCGTCAGCCGCGCCGCCCGGGTCCGACGGCGCCGGAGCCTCCGCCGACGGCGCCTCCCGTGTCGGCGAGGGGCGTTGCGAGACCGTTTGCGCCCGGAGCACGGGCACCCGTCCGAAACAACCGATCAGGATCAGGAACGCTGCACGTCGCATGGGAGAGGGATGCCTGGACGCTAACGCAGACCGCTGCGCCTGTCACCCCAAAAATGCGGCGCGCCGGCGACCGGCGCTCGTCCCCCGCAGCCGTGCGGCGCGCCGGCGCCTACCGCGGCATCTCCTTGATGTACACGTCGTGCTTGCTGTACGGGATTTCGATGCCGGCGGCGCCGAGCGCCTTGTACACGCGCACGTTGAGCGCGTCGGTCACGCGCCCGCGCGCCTCCGGATCCTCGATCCACACGAGCAGCTGGTGCACGAGCCCCGACGCGCCGAACTCGCGGAAGCGGACGCGCGGCTCCGGGTCGGCGGCGATCTCGGGGTGGTCGGCGCACGCCAGCAAGACGTCGCGCACGCGGTCCACATCGGATCCGTACGCCACCTCGACGGTGATCGCGATGCGCTGTTTGACCGACGGGCCGCCGGTCTCGTTGACGATCTTGGACGCGCCGATCACCGCGTTTGGGATCGTGATCTCCACGTCGTCGCGGGTGAGGATCCGCGTCGACCGCAGGCCGATGCGCGTGACCTTGCCGCGCAGACCGCCGTCGAGCACGATGAAGTCGCCGAGCTTGTAGGGCGCGTCTGCGACGATGAAGATGCCGGAAAACAAGTTGGCGAGCGTGTCCTTGGCGGCGAAGCCGACGGCGATGCCGACGATGCCGGCCGATGCCAACCACGCGGTGACGTCGATGTCCCACGCCAGGAACATGAAGTACACGGCGAGCCCGCCGACCCCGATCTTGACGAGCATGTCGAACACGGGCAGCGTGCGCGGTTGCACGACCGAACCGTCTCGCGCGGTGCGGCTCATCGAGTCGAGCACGGCGTGGCCGATGCGGAACGCGGCCCGCGCCCACACCCATACCGCGACCGTCTGCAACAGCGAGTGCGTGACGCTTCGTACCCCGTCGTCGAGGGGCGCGACATCGGCAGCCCGCGCGAGTCCGAGGCACAGCACCGTCATGAACAGCGGCTCGCGCAGGGCACCGACGACCACGTCGTCGAGCGTGGTCGCCGTGCGGGCGACCAAAACGCCGAGCGTGCGCGCGAGGACCGTGCGCGCCAGCGCCGCCGCGACGATCGCGACCGCGACGACGACGGCCGCGCGCGGCCACGGGTTGGCGAGCGCGCGCTGCACCCAATCGACGATTGCGTCCATCGCCGGCTGCCTCCCGTCGTGCGGCGACCGCTACAGGCCGAGGTAGGACCGGATGAACCCGGTCACGTCGCGCAGCACCTCCGGGTCGAATGGGCTGCGCAGCCTTCCGGCCTCGAGCATCTCTGTAAACGATACGCTGCCGCCCACCTCGCACATCGCGACGTAGTCGCGCAGCGCGGCGTCGCGGTCTCGCTCCGCGCGCATCCACACCTGCGCCGCGCACACGAACGCGAGCGCGTAGTCGATGTAGTAAAACGGCACCTGGTAGATGTGACCCTGGCGCTGCCAGATCGTGCCTTGGCCCAGGTACGGCAGTAGTCCGCCGTAGTCGCGGTAGGGCAGGTAGCGGGCTTCCATGTCCAACCACCGCGCGTTGCGCTGCGGCGGCGACAGCGACGGGTCGGCGTAGATCTCGTGCTGGAAGTGGTCGACCGCCGCCATGTACGGCAGCATCGCGATCTCGGTCTCGACGTGGATGCGCCGATAGCGGTCGGCGTCGTCGCCGAAGAACAGCTCCATCCACGGGTAGGTGAGAAACTCCATCGCCATGGAGTGGACCTCCGCGGCCTCGTAGGTGGGGAATGCGTATT contains the following coding sequences:
- a CDS encoding mechanosensitive ion channel family protein, which produces MDAIVDWVQRALANPWPRAAVVVAVAIVAAALARTVLARTLGVLVARTATTLDDVVVGALREPLFMTVLCLGLARAADVAPLDDGVRSVTHSLLQTVAVWVWARAAFRIGHAVLDSMSRTARDGSVVQPRTLPVFDMLVKIGVGGLAVYFMFLAWDIDVTAWLASAGIVGIAVGFAAKDTLANLFSGIFIVADAPYKLGDFIVLDGGLRGKVTRIGLRSTRILTRDDVEITIPNAVIGASKIVNETGGPSVKQRIAITVEVAYGSDVDRVRDVLLACADHPEIAADPEPRVRFREFGASGLVHQLLVWIEDPEARGRVTDALNVRVYKALGAAGIEIPYSKHDVYIKEMPR